The following proteins come from a genomic window of Sardina pilchardus chromosome 1, fSarPil1.1, whole genome shotgun sequence:
- the LOC134077687 gene encoding proline-rich protein 36, translating into MSCVRVTKIFVFVFISALPAKCQPTEQRPWEELNIRHLLNGSWNLQPHSVTHKKRSLINNGYQSDFTGHIDQRKVFVLQPGPDTHTAERWPSLSPEVECAGNAMTLTAHGKGYTNLLVEREGSSPVSLFHLPPHCDYNMRYTWKDLVLRVPYDGCYIIQENDSYVLPLLWWGRPVKISCPVISVPELLCSTHGMVLKVAVAGDGGHTLTAKVEDTRVPLVSPECAHPMGSPPGLVLVFAPYTSSCVTLKDGHSTIVVVIGGIEFTMSCPLRLHLIGHPSSPSPSPSSSSVLSKKPGPKEQPHTPPPPSHKPAPAPSPPTPPPPPPPAVPSAPIPDPAAVPGYPPPGPLLPLYPPIFPGFLPPGQLFPGFPPRTDHIAPSPPPAPTSPPPAPTPPAPTPPAPMWGYNPMMPHPYSYMGQMFPTHPYKQQNTPPSPALGPHSQIPSSPHVVPGHYPYAGQTFPAPGLPWFAPPPPLQPPGDPSSDPSKAGPHSPLPPWPLFYWTHAPSPPEPGPGSAHTTTTTVATQAPTTTVTMTTEDATTAPAAGSGSKHPVSPAVRPMLFYPPYQAPFPVPVCPPHSRLTCAGYPLPHPDLLTSTTTAAPQTTHPGQGLSLLTPPVIPPGGIKGQSSTALWDAEISGPPKVPSSPSSSSSSADPPRLSPSLSCAVDRLVVSLPTAHLDSIQLREAGDSWVSVASTQPHCHYEVTPALMGALFSSPLPACHSRQHDDRSILSLPLRFWDVVLGRYHHLDLLCQAPILPPTTTTAPTTPPTTVTVPVPVPSTTTEGAGQWTLVPPVPTDLPSPVPKPAVLCSAQHMAVAPPPGPVSALVIKDLNGNEVKMEDAPVHCGYKVSMGKSNQITITLPFNSCHMMVKGNEHTVVLSYQLWDGRQAQAQLSCPLPTPPSTPRCDVPSEQWVACAPGPVSAPQCHLLGCCHDPATGACYYPMDECTADGHFVFSVPSTILSPPLNPATLFAGGNLSCPPWRATPEYALFKIPLDGCGAHKFEVGQTVIYMVEILNTVQAVSLNYGTITRDSPVRVLVECRYLPGSVVSVGYLVKRPSLGPSIQAQGVFGVQLRIAEDHTYAAYYPQYHRPLGLLLGRPLHLEVRLLNPPDPEVVLLVHYCVAYPRSAHAAWVLIYDGCPNPLDPAPQVTPTPPLPDTPRQTRRFTVSTFQFLTNEDTKDTKDMEDTTDPSHSDEEIYFMCSTEICSPSDGPCVEGCFGGIEEY; encoded by the exons ATGTCTTGCGTGCGGGtgacaaaaatatttgtatttgtatttataaGTGCGCTCCCAGCGAAGTGCCAGCCAACGGAGCAAAGGCCTTGGGAAGAATTGAATATCCGTCACCTGCTAAATGGATCATGGAACCTACAACcacattcagtcacacacaagaAAAGGTCACTCATTAACAACGGCTACCAGTCTGATTTCACAG GACACATTGACCAGAGAAAGGTGTTTGTTCTTCAACCGGGCCCTGATACTCACACGGCGGAGAGATGGCCGTCGCTGAGTCCCGAGGTGGAATGCGCGGGTAACGCGATGACCCTCACGGCGCACGGAAAAGGGTACACGAATCTGTTGGTCGAGCGAG AGGGCTCCTCTCCAGTCTCCCTGTTCCACCTGCCCCCCCACTGCGACTACAACATGAGGTACACCTGGAAGGACCTGGTGCTGCGCGTGCCGTATGACGGCTGCTACATCATCCAAGAG AATGACAGCTATGTCCTCCCTCTGCTGTGGTGGGGAAGGCCCGTGAAGATCTCGTGCCCGGTGATCTCCGTTCCCGAGCTGCTGTGTTCGACCCACGGGATGGTGCTGAAGGTGGCTGTGGCGGGGGACGGGGGACACACACTTACGGCCAAAG TGGAGGATACACGGGTGCCTCTGGTGTCTCCCGAGTGTGCTCATCCCATGGGCTCTCCTCCTGGACTCGTGCTGGTCTTCGCCCCTTACACCTCTTCCTGTGTCACGCTGAAG GATGGCCACAGCACCATCGTCGTCGTCATCGGCGGAATCGAGTTCACCATGTCCTGTCCTCTGCGCCTTCACCTGATCGGTCATCCGtcctctccgtctccgtctccgtcctcctcctctgtcctgtcCAAAAAGCCCGGCCCGAAGGAGCAGCCCcatactccaccaccaccctcccacAAGCCTGCGCCcgcaccctcccctcccactcctcctcctcctcctcctcctgccgtgCCGTCGGCCCCGATTCCCGACCCCGCCGCGGTGCCCGGCTACCCCCCTCCAGGTCCTCTACTCCCGCTCTACCCCCCCATATTCCCGGGGTTTCTTCCCCCTGGGCAGCTGTTTCCGGGTTTTCCTCCTCGTACGGACCACATCGCTCCGTCTCCTCCGCCGGCAcccacctcacccccacctGCCCCCACACCTCCTGCCCCCACACCTCCTGCCCCCATGTGGGGTTACAACCCCATGATGCCCCACCCCTACTCGTATATGGGGCAAATGTTTCCCACCCACCCTTACAAGCAGCAaaacacacctccctctccagccCTGGGCCCACACTCACagatcccctcctctcctcatgtcGTTCCTGGCCATTACCCTTACGCGGGGCAAACGTTTCCTGCCCCTGGCCTCCCCTGGTTTGCCCCACCGCCACCGCTCCAGCCTCCAGGTGACCCCTCCAGTGACCCCTCAAAAGCTGGCCCCCACTCTCCGCTGCCCCCCTGGCCGCTCTTCTACTGGACTCACGCGCCGTCCCCGCCAGAGCCCGGTCCTGGCTCCGCCCACACTACGACCACCACCGTAGCAACGCAGGCTCCCACGACTACTGTTACCATGACTACTGAGGATGCTACAACTGCCCCTGCCGCAGGCTCCGGGTCCAAACACCCGGTGAGCCCCGCTGTGCGTCCCATGCTGTTCTACCCTCCGTATCAGGCGCCGTTCCCGGTCCCCGTCTGTCCGCCGCACTCCCGGCTGACGTGTGCCGGTTATCCACTGCCGCACCCCGACTTGCTCACCTCAACGACTACTGCCGCCCCTCAAACGACGCATCCTGGCCAGGGGTTGTCTTTGTTGACGCCGCCGGTCATACCGCCCGGTGGTATCAAAGGCCAGTCCTCGACTGCACTGTGGGATGCGGAGATATCTGGGCCCCCCAAAGTTCCCAGTtctccgtcctcctcctcctcctctgctgatCCACCCAGACTGTCCCCGTCACTCTCCTGCGCAGTGGATCGCCTGGTTGTTTCCCTGCCTACAGCCCATCTCGACTCCATCCAGCTCAGAG AGGCCGGAGACTCCTGGGTGTCTGTGGCCTCCACTCAACCTCACTGCCATTACGAGGTGACTCCAGCCCTGATGGGGGCGCtgttctcctcacctctccccgCCTGCCACTCCCGACAACAC GACGACCGCTCCATCCTGTCGCTGCCTCTGAGGTTCTGGGACGTTGTGCTCGGACGCTATCACCACCTGGACCTGCTGTGCCAGGCCCCCATCCTGCCACCGACCACCACGACCGCACCGACTACCCCACCCACCACGGTGACGGTACCGGTACCGgtaccctccaccaccacagagGGCGCTGGTCAATGGACTCTGGTCCCTCCCGTCCCGACGGATCTGCCGTCCCCCGTCCCGAAGCCGGCGGTGTTGTGCTCCGCCCAGCACATGGCCGTAGCTCCTCCCCCTGGGCCTGTGTCCGCTCTAGTGATCAAAG ACCTGAACGGGAATGAGGTGAAGATGGAGGATGCcccagtgcattgtgggtacaAAGTGAGCATGGGCAAAAGCAACCAAATCACCATCACCCTGCCCTTCAACTCCTGCCATATGATGGTCAAG GGTAACGAGCACACGGTGGTGCTGAGCTATCAGCTGTGGGACGGGCGGCAGGCCCAGGCCCAGCTGTCCTGCCCTCTGCCCACGCCTCCCTCAACACCCC ggTGTGATGTGCCCAGTGAGCAGTGGGTAGCCTGTGCTCCAGGTCCAGTGTCTGCCCCACAGTGCCACCTGCTGGGCTGCTGCCATGACCCTGCCACAGGAGCCTGCTACTACCCCATGGatg AGTGCACGGCGGACGGCCATTTTGTTTTCTCGGTCCCCTCCACCATCTTGAGCCCGCCTCTCAACCCCGCCACGCTCTTCGCCGGCGGCAACCTGTCCTGCCCGCCCTGGCGCGCCACGCCCGAGTACGCCCTGTTCAAGATTCCGCTGGACGGGTGCGGAGCGCACAAGTTT GAAGTGGGGCAGACGGTGATCTACATGGTGGAAATTCTGAACACAGTTCAGGCCGTCTCATTAAACTATGGCACCATTACACGGGACTCTCCAGTaag ggtgCTGGTGGAATGCAGGTATCTCCCCGGGTCGGTGGTCAGTGTGGGCTACCTGGTGAAGAGGCCGTCTCTCGGGCCGTCCATCCAAGCCCAGGGCGTGTTCGGCGTCCAGCTCAGGATCGCAGAAG ACCACACGTACGCGGCGTACTACCCGCAGTACCACCGGCccctggggctgctgctgggccGGCCCCTGCACCTGGAGGTGCGGCTGCTGAACCCGCCCGACCCcgaggtggtgctgctggtgcactACTGCGTGGCCTACCCCCGCTCCGCCCACGCCGCCTGGGTGCTCATCTACGACGG GTGCCCAAACCCACTGGACCCAGCGCCCCAGGTGACCCCGACTCCTCCCCTTCCTGACACGCCCCGCCAAACCCGCCGGTTCACCGTCTCCACCTTCCAGTTCCTGACCAATGAGGACACGAAGGACACGAAGGACATGGAGGACACGACAGACCCCTCCCACTCAGACGAAGAG ATCTATTTCATGTGCTCCACCGAGATCTGCTCACCTTCAGACGGCCCGTGCGTGGAAGGATGCTTCGGCG GTATTGAAGAGTACTAA
- the si:ch73-90k17.1 gene encoding uncharacterized protein si:ch73-90k17.1 isoform X2: MIGIPKACPVVYIVIALVGVLPTCLGSDEEVSNTSSNSTKLLPNEATGENVSEDEVISYRQPRSASPADYAKREAAYKNYMLRTRTGKTVPEDPEVLCGDKSIHVRIRSGDAENLHVLAPNGLPLTLKELPVYCNIITKTLSKHVVLVSRFDGCFVQPQDSAYVLNLMWFGRPIQATCPREQPPLIICKTHSMDVLFFGDELKEKLSVNVNGRWIPLQHAPALCQFEVYTAPQMLSFSTTYVGCGITRENGFHNLTIRSEERDMSLSCPDIGIADPLSKTPTTPEQPSKASQLPQPPQVQRVPQQVPQQASRQTQVPQASRQTQVPQASQQTQVQRIPQQTQVLQASQQNQVQQGPQEEMGVTMHKIQQASQLLRPAVQNFLNSQAQQFQQVPQQNQVQQASPQTQLQQVPEQTQVPQSLTQEVSQASNQVFETLYPPPSEPSNSLARLFARDPWSRVGY; the protein is encoded by the exons ATGATTGGGATACCCAAGGCTTGTCCAGTTGTGTACATTGTCATTGCTTTGGTCGGCGTTTTGCCCACATGTTTGGGATCTGACGAAGAGGTGTCGAATACTTCGTCTAACTCTACTAAACTCTTGCCAAACGAAGCAACTGGAGAGAATGTTTCAGAGGACGAGGTGATCAGCTACAGACAGCCACGGAGTGCCAGTCCTGCAGATTATGCGAAACGCGAGGCCGCTTACAAGAACTATATGTTGAGGACGCGGACAGGTAAGACTGTTCCAGAGGACCCTGAAGTTCTGTGCGGAGACAAGTCGATCCATGTGAGGATTCGGTCTGGCGATGCCGAAAACCTCCATGTCCTTGCGC CGAATGGCTTACCACTTACCTTAAAGGAACTACCTGTCTACTGTAACATAATTACCAAGACGTTGAGCAAGCACGTTGTCTTGGTTTCTCGCTTTGATGGGTGTTTTGTCCAACCGCAG GATTCTGCGTATGTTCTCAACCTGATGTGGTTTGGAAGACCTATACAGGCGACCTGTCCTCGAGAACAACCGCCACTGATTATTTGCAAAACACACTCAATGGACGTTTTGTTTTTTGGGGATGAACTGAAGGAAAAGCTTTCAGTAAATG TTAACGGCAGATGGATCCCCCTACAGCATGCACCAGCCTTGTGCCAGTTCGAAGTCTACACCGCTCCACAGATGCTGTCTTTTTCGACAACGTACGTTGGCTGTGGCATAACCCGTGAG AATGGCTTCCACAACCTGACCATCAGGTCAGAGGAGAGGGACATGAGTCTGTCCTGCCCAGACATTGGGATCGCAGATCCTCTCTCTAAAACCCCCACCACTCCTGAGCAACCATCTAAAGCTTCCCAGTTACCACAACCGCCTCAAGTTCAGCGGGTTCCCCAGCAAGTTCCTCAGCAGGCGTCTCGACAGACCCAG GTTCCGCAGGCGTCTCGACAGACCCAGGTTCCGCAGGCGTCTCAACAGACCCAGGTTCAGCGGATCCCTCAACAGACCCAGGTTCTGCAGGCGTCTCAACAGAACCAGGTTCAGCAGGGCCCTCAGGAGGAGATGGGTGTGACGATGCACAAAATCCAGCAAGCTTCACAATTATTGAGACCAGCAGTACAGAACTTTTTAAATTCTCAAGCTCAACAGTTCCAGCAAGTTCCGCAGCAGAACCAAGTTCAGCAGGCGTCTCCACAGACCCAGCTTCAGCAGGTGCCTGAGCAGACCCAGGTCCCGCAGTCTCTGACCCAGGAAGTCTCTCAAGCCTCCAATCAAGTGTTCGAAACTCTTTATCCTCCACCGTCTGAACCAAGCAACTCCCTCGCACGACTTTTTGCTCGAGACCCTTGGTCAAGAGTCGGGTATTAG
- the si:ch73-90k17.1 gene encoding uncharacterized protein si:ch73-90k17.1 isoform X1, with the protein MIGIPKACPVVYIVIALVGVLPTCLGSDEEVSNTSSNSTKLLPNEATGENVSEDEVISYRQPRSASPADYAKREAAYKNYMLRTRTGKTVPEDPEVLCGDKSIHVRIRSGDAENLHVLAPNGLPLTLKELPVYCNIITKTLSKHVVLVSRFDGCFVQPQDSAYVLNLMWFGRPIQATCPREQPPLIICKTHSMDVLFFGDELKEKLSVNVNGRWIPLQHAPALCQFEVYTAPQMLSFSTTYVGCGITRENGFHNLTIRSEERDMSLSCPDIGIADPLSKTPTTPEQPSKASQLPQPPQVQRVPQQVPQQASRQTQVPQASQQTQVPQASQQTQVPQASRQTQVPQASQQTQVQRIPQQTQVLQASQQNQVQQGPQEEMGVTMHKIQQASQLLRPAVQNFLNSQAQQFQQVPQQNQVQQASPQTQLQQVPEQTQVPQSLTQEVSQASNQVFETLYPPPSEPSNSLARLFARDPWSRVGY; encoded by the exons ATGATTGGGATACCCAAGGCTTGTCCAGTTGTGTACATTGTCATTGCTTTGGTCGGCGTTTTGCCCACATGTTTGGGATCTGACGAAGAGGTGTCGAATACTTCGTCTAACTCTACTAAACTCTTGCCAAACGAAGCAACTGGAGAGAATGTTTCAGAGGACGAGGTGATCAGCTACAGACAGCCACGGAGTGCCAGTCCTGCAGATTATGCGAAACGCGAGGCCGCTTACAAGAACTATATGTTGAGGACGCGGACAGGTAAGACTGTTCCAGAGGACCCTGAAGTTCTGTGCGGAGACAAGTCGATCCATGTGAGGATTCGGTCTGGCGATGCCGAAAACCTCCATGTCCTTGCGC CGAATGGCTTACCACTTACCTTAAAGGAACTACCTGTCTACTGTAACATAATTACCAAGACGTTGAGCAAGCACGTTGTCTTGGTTTCTCGCTTTGATGGGTGTTTTGTCCAACCGCAG GATTCTGCGTATGTTCTCAACCTGATGTGGTTTGGAAGACCTATACAGGCGACCTGTCCTCGAGAACAACCGCCACTGATTATTTGCAAAACACACTCAATGGACGTTTTGTTTTTTGGGGATGAACTGAAGGAAAAGCTTTCAGTAAATG TTAACGGCAGATGGATCCCCCTACAGCATGCACCAGCCTTGTGCCAGTTCGAAGTCTACACCGCTCCACAGATGCTGTCTTTTTCGACAACGTACGTTGGCTGTGGCATAACCCGTGAG AATGGCTTCCACAACCTGACCATCAGGTCAGAGGAGAGGGACATGAGTCTGTCCTGCCCAGACATTGGGATCGCAGATCCTCTCTCTAAAACCCCCACCACTCCTGAGCAACCATCTAAAGCTTCCCAGTTACCACAACCGCCTCAAGTTCAGCGGGTTCCCCAGCAAGTTCCTCAGCAGGCGTCTCGACAGACCCAGGTTCCGCAGGCGTCTCAACAGACCCAGGTTCCGCAGGCGTCTCAACAGACCCAGGTTCCGCAGGCGTCTCGACAGACCCAGGTTCCGCAGGCGTCTCAACAGACCCAGGTTCAGCGGATCCCTCAACAGACCCAGGTTCTGCAGGCGTCTCAACAGAACCAGGTTCAGCAGGGCCCTCAGGAGGAGATGGGTGTGACGATGCACAAAATCCAGCAAGCTTCACAATTATTGAGACCAGCAGTACAGAACTTTTTAAATTCTCAAGCTCAACAGTTCCAGCAAGTTCCGCAGCAGAACCAAGTTCAGCAGGCGTCTCCACAGACCCAGCTTCAGCAGGTGCCTGAGCAGACCCAGGTCCCGCAGTCTCTGACCCAGGAAGTCTCTCAAGCCTCCAATCAAGTGTTCGAAACTCTTTATCCTCCACCGTCTGAACCAAGCAACTCCCTCGCACGACTTTTTGCTCGAGACCCTTGGTCAAGAGTCGGGTATTAG
- the emp1 gene encoding epithelial membrane protein 1 isoform X1, with the protein MNLTVWPWIAQGLRKMSMLKALAGICFLHVTAIVFLFIAVIDDAWWFTDSLYSDIWGRWVMEYNDEVWVYTDLPSSYRRDYLGAVQAFAVLACMFLVFSLFAFIYQIIMLAKGERFMLTGVLQLFGCFFLMVCLSVYTDHFHQGEKDGWYGYSYILAWLAWLLALLTGALYIIVRKNIE; encoded by the exons ATGAACTTGACGGTCTGGCCATGGATTGCGCAAGGACTTAGGAAAA tgaGTATGTTAAAGGCCCTTGCTGGAATATGCTTCCTCCATGTCACCGCAATTGTGTTCCTCTTCATCGCTGTCATTGACgat GCGTGGTGGTTCACGGACAGCCTGTACTCGGACATATGGGGGCGCTGGGTGATGGAGTACAACGATGAGGTCTGGGTCTACACCGACCTGCCCAGCTCCTACCGGAGAG ACTACCTGGGTGCGGTGCAGGCCTTTGCGGTGCTGGCCTGCATGTTCCTGGTGTTCTCCCTGTTTGCCTTCATCTACCAGATCATCATGCTGGCCAAAGGAGAGCGCTTCATGCTCACCGGGGTGCTGCAGCTCTTCGGCt GTTTCTTCCTGATGGTGTGTCTGTCGGTGTACACGGACCACTTCCACCAGGGGGAGAAGGACGGCTGGTACGGCTACTCCTACATCCTGGCCTGGCTGGCCTGGCTGCTCGCGCTGCTCACCGGCGCCCTCTACATCATAGTGAGGAAGAACATCGAGTAG
- the emp1 gene encoding epithelial membrane protein 1 isoform X2, which produces MLKALAGICFLHVTAIVFLFIAVIDDAWWFTDSLYSDIWGRWVMEYNDEVWVYTDLPSSYRRDYLGAVQAFAVLACMFLVFSLFAFIYQIIMLAKGERFMLTGVLQLFGCFFLMVCLSVYTDHFHQGEKDGWYGYSYILAWLAWLLALLTGALYIIVRKNIE; this is translated from the exons ATGTTAAAGGCCCTTGCTGGAATATGCTTCCTCCATGTCACCGCAATTGTGTTCCTCTTCATCGCTGTCATTGACgat GCGTGGTGGTTCACGGACAGCCTGTACTCGGACATATGGGGGCGCTGGGTGATGGAGTACAACGATGAGGTCTGGGTCTACACCGACCTGCCCAGCTCCTACCGGAGAG ACTACCTGGGTGCGGTGCAGGCCTTTGCGGTGCTGGCCTGCATGTTCCTGGTGTTCTCCCTGTTTGCCTTCATCTACCAGATCATCATGCTGGCCAAAGGAGAGCGCTTCATGCTCACCGGGGTGCTGCAGCTCTTCGGCt GTTTCTTCCTGATGGTGTGTCTGTCGGTGTACACGGACCACTTCCACCAGGGGGAGAAGGACGGCTGGTACGGCTACTCCTACATCCTGGCCTGGCTGGCCTGGCTGCTCGCGCTGCTCACCGGCGCCCTCTACATCATAGTGAGGAAGAACATCGAGTAG